DNA sequence from the Amycolatopsis sp. Hca4 genome:
CAGTGGACACGCGGGCCGCCGAGTTCGGCGCGAACCGCGAGGCGATGCTGGAGAAGCTCGCCGAGATCGACGCCGAGCACGCCAAGGCCGTGGCCGGCGGCGGCGAGAAGTACGTCGAACGGCACCGCAAGCGCGGCAAGCTCCTCGCGCGGGAACGCATCGAGCTGCTGCTCGACGAGGACTCGCCGTTCCTGGAGCTGTCGCCGCTGGCCGCCTGGGGCACCGACTACCGCGTCGGCGCGAGCCTGGTCACCGGCATCGGCGTGGTCGAAGGCGTCGAGTGCCTGATCTCGGCCAGCGACCCGACGGTCAAGGGCGGCGCGAGCAACCCGTGGACGACCAAGAAGAGCTTCCGGGCCGCGGACATCGCCGCGCAGAACCGGCTGCCGTCGATCAACCTGGTCGAGTCCGGCGGCGCCGACCTGCCGACGCAGAAGGAGATCTTCATCCCCGGCGGCCGGATCTTCCGCGACATCACGCGGGCCTCGGCCGCGGGCTGCCCGACGATCGCGCTGGTCTTCGGCAACTCGACCGCGGGCGGGGCGTACCTGCCGGGCATGTCGGACTACGTCGTGATGGTCAAGGAGCGCGCCAAGGTGTTCCTCGGCGGGCCGCCGCTGGTCAAGATGGCCACCGGCGAAGAGTCCGACGACGAGTCGCTCGGCGGCGCCGAGATGCACGCGCGGACGTCGGGCCTGGCCGACTACCTGGCCGTCGACGAGGCCGACGCGATCCGCCTCGGCCGGAACATCGTCAAGCGGCTGAACTGGACCAAGCAGGGGCCGACGCCCAAGCCGGACTACGCCGAGCCGCTGTACGACGCCGAGGACCTGCTCGGCATCGTGCCGACCGACCTCAAGGTGCCGTTCGACCCGCGCGAGGTCATCGCCCGCGTCGTCGACGGCTCCGACTTCGACGAGTTCAAGCCGCTGTACGGGTCGAGCCTGGTGACGGGCTGGGCGAGCATCCACGGCTACCCGGTTGGTGTGCTGGCCAACGCGCAGGGCGTGCTGTTCGGCGAGGAGTCGCAGAAGGCCGCGCAGTTCATCCAGCTGGCCAACCAGATCCACACGCCGCTGGTGTTCCTGCACAACACGACCGGCTACATGGTCGGCAAGGAGTACGAGCAGAGCGGGATCATCAAGCACGGCGCGATGATGATCAACGCGGTGTCGAACTCGAAGGTGCCGCACCTGTCCGTCCTCATGGGAGCCTCTTACGGCGCCGGCCACTACGGCATGTGCGGCCGTGCCTACGATCCCCGGTTCCTGTTCGCCTGGCCGAGCGCGAAGTCCGCGGTGATGGGCCCGGCCCAGCTGGCCGGCGTGCTGTCGATCGTGGCTCGCGCGGCCGCCGAGAGCCGTGGCCAGGAGTACAACGAGGAGCACGACAAGGCCATGCGGGCCATGGTCGAGGGGCAGATCGAAGCCGAGTCGATGCCGATGTTCCTCTCCGGCATGCTCTACGACGACGGCATCATCGACCCGCGCGACACCCGTACCGTGCTGGGCCTGAGCCTGTCCGCGATCCACAATGGACCAGTGAAGGGCGCCGAGGGCTTCGGCGTCTTCCGGATGTGAGCGAGCGATGATCCAGAACCTGCTGGTCGCCAACCGCGGCGAGATCGCCCGCCGCGTCTTCCGCACCTGCCGCGACGCCGGGATCGGCACGGTCGCGGTGTTCTCCGACGCCGATGCCGCCGCGCCGCACGCCCTCGAAGCCGACGCGGCCGTCCGGCTGCCCGGCAACGCACCGGCCGAGACGTACCTGCGGGCCGAACTGCTGGTCAAGGCCGCGGCCGAAACCGGCGCCGACGCCGTCCACCCCGGTTACGGCTTCCTGTCCGAGAACGCCGCCTTCGCGCGAGCCGTGCTCGACGCGGGACTCACGTGGGTCGGGCCGCCGCCGGAGGCCATCGAGACCATGGGTTCCAAAGTGGAGTCCAAGACGCTGATGGCCGCCGCGGGCGTCCCGGTGCTGTCCGAACTGGACCCGGACTCGGTCACCGAAGCCGACCTGCCGTTGCTGGTCAAGGCGTCGGCCGGCGGCGGCGGCCGCGGCATGCGCGTGGTGCGTTCGCTCGACGAGCTGGCCGAAGCGGTGGAAGGCGCGAGCGCCGAGGCCGGGTCCGCGTTCGGCGACCCGACCGTGTTCTGCGAGCGGTACCTGGAGACCGGGCGGCACATCGAGGTCCAGGTGCTGGCCGACACCCACGGCACGGTCTGGGCGGTGGGGGAGCGGGAGTGCTCGATCCAGCGCCGGCACCAGAAGGTCGTCGAGGAAGCGCCCTCGCCGTTCGTCGACGCGGCCATGCGCGAGGAGCTGTTCGACGCCGCGCGCAAGGCGGCCGAGGCGATCGACTACGTCGGCGCGGGCACGGTCGAGTTCCTCGCCGGGCCGGACGGCCGGTTCTACTTCCTCGAGATGAACACCCGGCTGCAGGTCGAGCACCCGGTCACCGAGAACGTCACCGGCCTCGACCTGGTCGCCCTGCAGCTGCGGATCGCCGAGGGCGAGCGCCTGCCGGCCGACCCGCCGCCCACGGTGGGCCACTCCATCGAGGTCCGGCTCTACGCCGAAGACCCGGCCGCGAACTGGCAGCCGCAGAGCGGCACGCTCCACACGTTCGCGGTGCCCGATGCGGACCGGTCGTTCACCCACGGCCCCGGCCTGCGGCTCGACTCCGGCTTCGAGACCGGCTCGGTGGTGGGCGTCCACTACGACCCGATGCTGGCCAAGGTGATCACCTGGGCCCCGACCCGCGCCGAGGCGGCCCGCCGGCTCGCCAAGGCCCTGGCGGCGACGAAGATCCACGGCGTCGTCACCAACCGCGACCTCCTGGTGAACATCCTGCGCCACGAAGCCTTCTTGGCCGGCGAGACCGACACGGCGTTCTTCGACCGCCACGGCCTCGACACCCTCGCCGCGCCGCTGGCCACGGTGGACACCGAACGGCTCTCGGCCCTCGCGGCAGCGCTGGCGGACGCGGCGGGCAACCGGGCGTCGGCCACCACGCAGAGCAGGCTGCCGAGTGGCTGGCGCAACGTCCGTTCGGCCGGGCAGCGCAAGGTCTTCACGGTGGCCGATCGCGAGTACGAAGTGGTCTACTCGCTGACTCGCGACGGACTGAGGGCCGACGGGTTCGAGGCCGGTTTGGTGAGCGCCGAGCCCGGCCGGGTCGTGCTCGAGGTGAACGGCGTGCGGCGCACTTTCGACGTCGCCCGCCACGATGGCGTGTCCTACGTGGACTCCGCGCTCGGCTCGGTGGCGCTCGAGGCCGAGCCGCGGTTCGCCGACCCGGACGCGGCTCTGGCCGCCGGGTCGCTGGTCGCGCCGATGCCCGGCACCGTCGTGCGGCTTGCCGTGCAGGCCGGGGACCCGGTGAAGGCGGGCGACCCGTTGCTGTGGCTCGAAGCGATGAAGATGGAACACCGGATCGCCGCCCCCGCCGACGGCGTGGTGGCGGAACTGCCGGTGACAGTGGGACAGCAGGTCGAAGTGGGCACGATCCTCGCGGTGGTGGGAGAAGCAGAATGAACGCGATGAACTTCATCGAGCCGGAGGAGCGGATCGCGCTTCGCAAGGCCGTCGCCGAGCTGGGCGCCAAGTACGGGCACGAGTACTACGCCCGCAAGGCCCGCGCGGACGAGAAGACCCACGAGCTCTGGGACGAGGCCGGGCGGCTGGGCTACCTCGGCGTCAACATCCCGGAGGAGTACGGCGGCGGGGGCGCGGGCATCGCCGACCTCGCCGCGGTGCTCGAAGAACTCGCCGCCGCGGGCTCGCCGCTGCTGCTCATGGTGGTCTCGCCGGCCATCTGCGGCACGGTGATCTCCCGCTTCGGCACCGACGAGCAGAAGAAGCAGTGGCTGCCCGGCATCGCCGACGGCAGCAAGCGGATGGTCTTCGCGATCACCGAGCCGGACGCCGGGTCGAACTCGCACAAGATCACCACCACTGCGCGGCGGGACTCCGGCGGCTGGGTCCTCAACGGCCGCAAGGTGTACATCTCCGGCGTCGACGAGGCCGACGCGGTGCTCGTCGTCGGCCGCACCGAGGACGCGAAGACCGGCCGCCTCAAGCCGGCGCTGTTCATCCTCCCGACGAACACCGAAGGCTTCGAGTACACGAAGATCCCGATGGACATCGTCGCGCCGGAGAACCAGTTTTCGCTGTTCCTCGACGACGTCAAGCTCCCGGCCGAGGCGCTGGTCGGCGAGGAGGACGCGGCGATCGCGCAGCTGTTCGCGGGCCTGAACCCGGAACGCATCATGGGGGCGTCGTTCTCGCTCGGCATCGCCCGGTACGCGCTGGCCAAGGCCGTGGGCTACGCCAACGAGCGGAAGGTCTGGGGCGCGCCGATCGGCACCCACCAGGGCCTCGCGCACCCCCTGGCCGAGATCAAGATCGAGCTGGAGCTCGCGAAGCTGATGACGCAGAAGGCGGCGTCGCTCTACGACTCGGGCGACGACTTCGGCGCGGGGGAGTCGGCCAACATGGCCAAGTACGCCGCCGCCGAGGTCGCGATCCGCGCGACGGACCAGGCCGTCCAGACCCACGGCGGCAACGGCCTGGCCACCGAATACGGCCTCGGCACGCTGGTCACGGCGGTGCGGCTGGGCCGGATCGCCCCGGTCAGCCGCGAGATGGTGCTCAACTTCGTCGGCCAGCACAGCCTCGGCCTCCCGAAGTCCTACTAGGAGGGTCACTTTGGCTACCTTGGCGGGAAAGACGATCCTGATGTCGGGCGGAAGCCGCGGAATAGGCGAGGCAATAGCCCTCCGCGCGGCGGCCGACGGCGCGAACGTGGCACTCCTGGCGAAGACGGCCGAGCCCCACCCGAAACTGCCCGGCACGATCCACACGGCGGCCGAGGCGATCGAAAAGGCGGGCGGCCACGCACTGCCGATGGTCGGCGACGTCCGCGACGACGACGGTGTCGCGGAGGCGGTGGCGAAGACGGTCGAGCGGTTCGGCGGCATCGATGTGGTGGTCAACAACGCGAGCGCGATCGACCTGACCCCGACCGAGCAGGTCAGCATGAAGCGGTACGACCTGATGCAGGACATCAACGCCCGCGGGACGTTCCTGCTGTCCAAACTGGCCATCCCCCACCTCCGCCGGTCGACGAACCCGCACATCCTGACGCTGTCCCCGCCGATCAGCCTCGACGAGAAGTGGTTCACCGCAGGCCACCTCGCGTACAGCATGGCCAAGTACTCGATGAGCTTGGTGACGATAGGCCTGGCGGCCGAGCTGAAGAAGGACGGCATCGCGGCCAACTCCCTGTGGCCCCGGACAACGATCGACACGGCGGCGATCCGCAACGTGGTGGGGGCGGAGCTGGCGTCCCGAAGCAGGACACCGGAGATCATGGCCGACGCGGCTCACGCAATCCTGACGAAGCCGAGTCGCGCAGCGACCGGAAACTTCTTCCTCGACGACGAGGTATTGAGGGCCGAAGGCGTCACCGACTTCGCGAAGTACCGCATCGGCGACACGGCGGAGGAAGACCTCCAGCTCGACTTCTGGGTGGAACGCGCTTGACGGGCATCCGCGAACCCCAGCAGGAGCGCAGCCGGACAACAAGGCGCCGCTTGATCGAAGCGGCCCTGGACAGCTTCGGCGAGCGAGGTTGGCACGGCGTGACGGTGGCCGGGATCGCCGAGCGAGCGGGCGTCTCCCGAGGAGCGGCCCAGCACCACTTCCCGGCCCGAGAGGACCTGGTGGTGGCGGCGGTGGACCTCCTGGGAGAGGCCCAGATCGACGAGCTCCGAGCCCAGGCGGCCGACCTCCCGAGCGGAGCATCCCGCATCGAGCGAGTGGTCGAAATGGTCCTGAACTTGTACACGGGCCCCCTGTTCCGAGCGGCCCTGCAGCTGTGGTCAGTGGCGGCGACCGACGAGGCCCTACGTGACGTGCTGGTCCCCTTGGAGGCCCGGGTGGGCCGCGAGGCCCACCGGGTAACGGTGGAACTCCTGGGAGTGGACGAGTCGAAGCCCGGGGTACGAGAGCTGGTCCAGGCAACACTGGACCTTGCCAGAGGCCTGGGCCTGGCCAACCTCCTGACGGACGACACCCGCAGAAGACGCCAAATCGTCCGAGAGTGGGCAAAGACGCTGGAGCTCCGGTTGGCCTGAGCCAACCAGCCAAAGGAGCGGCGAGGTCATCCCGTCGCCTGAGGCCGCAAAATCACTTTGAGCCGGGCCCGCAACCCACAACCCAAGCCAAGCGGACACGACAAAGCTTGCGGGCCCGGCTCAAAGTGATAGGCCTCAACCAGGCGACGGGATGACCTCCCGCGGCCCACCCACTCAAGGCGACCCGACAACGAGAGCCAGGGGCCATCCCAGAGCCTGCCCGTCCGGCGAGGACAAGCATGAGAACCCCGGCAGACTCGTTTGGGGAGGCGACCGAAGACCCATGGAACCTCCCCCACCCCTCGAACGTCATAGTGCCG
Encoded proteins:
- a CDS encoding acyl-CoA carboxylase subunit beta, producing the protein MTALRSTVDTRAAEFGANREAMLEKLAEIDAEHAKAVAGGGEKYVERHRKRGKLLARERIELLLDEDSPFLELSPLAAWGTDYRVGASLVTGIGVVEGVECLISASDPTVKGGASNPWTTKKSFRAADIAAQNRLPSINLVESGGADLPTQKEIFIPGGRIFRDITRASAAGCPTIALVFGNSTAGGAYLPGMSDYVVMVKERAKVFLGGPPLVKMATGEESDDESLGGAEMHARTSGLADYLAVDEADAIRLGRNIVKRLNWTKQGPTPKPDYAEPLYDAEDLLGIVPTDLKVPFDPREVIARVVDGSDFDEFKPLYGSSLVTGWASIHGYPVGVLANAQGVLFGEESQKAAQFIQLANQIHTPLVFLHNTTGYMVGKEYEQSGIIKHGAMMINAVSNSKVPHLSVLMGASYGAGHYGMCGRAYDPRFLFAWPSAKSAVMGPAQLAGVLSIVARAAAESRGQEYNEEHDKAMRAMVEGQIEAESMPMFLSGMLYDDGIIDPRDTRTVLGLSLSAIHNGPVKGAEGFGVFRM
- a CDS encoding biotin carboxylase N-terminal domain-containing protein; the protein is MIQNLLVANRGEIARRVFRTCRDAGIGTVAVFSDADAAAPHALEADAAVRLPGNAPAETYLRAELLVKAAAETGADAVHPGYGFLSENAAFARAVLDAGLTWVGPPPEAIETMGSKVESKTLMAAAGVPVLSELDPDSVTEADLPLLVKASAGGGGRGMRVVRSLDELAEAVEGASAEAGSAFGDPTVFCERYLETGRHIEVQVLADTHGTVWAVGERECSIQRRHQKVVEEAPSPFVDAAMREELFDAARKAAEAIDYVGAGTVEFLAGPDGRFYFLEMNTRLQVEHPVTENVTGLDLVALQLRIAEGERLPADPPPTVGHSIEVRLYAEDPAANWQPQSGTLHTFAVPDADRSFTHGPGLRLDSGFETGSVVGVHYDPMLAKVITWAPTRAEAARRLAKALAATKIHGVVTNRDLLVNILRHEAFLAGETDTAFFDRHGLDTLAAPLATVDTERLSALAAALADAAGNRASATTQSRLPSGWRNVRSAGQRKVFTVADREYEVVYSLTRDGLRADGFEAGLVSAEPGRVVLEVNGVRRTFDVARHDGVSYVDSALGSVALEAEPRFADPDAALAAGSLVAPMPGTVVRLAVQAGDPVKAGDPLLWLEAMKMEHRIAAPADGVVAELPVTVGQQVEVGTILAVVGEAE
- a CDS encoding acyl-CoA dehydrogenase family protein — protein: MNAMNFIEPEERIALRKAVAELGAKYGHEYYARKARADEKTHELWDEAGRLGYLGVNIPEEYGGGGAGIADLAAVLEELAAAGSPLLLMVVSPAICGTVISRFGTDEQKKQWLPGIADGSKRMVFAITEPDAGSNSHKITTTARRDSGGWVLNGRKVYISGVDEADAVLVVGRTEDAKTGRLKPALFILPTNTEGFEYTKIPMDIVAPENQFSLFLDDVKLPAEALVGEEDAAIAQLFAGLNPERIMGASFSLGIARYALAKAVGYANERKVWGAPIGTHQGLAHPLAEIKIELELAKLMTQKAASLYDSGDDFGAGESANMAKYAAAEVAIRATDQAVQTHGGNGLATEYGLGTLVTAVRLGRIAPVSREMVLNFVGQHSLGLPKSY
- a CDS encoding NAD(P)-dependent oxidoreductase, which produces MATLAGKTILMSGGSRGIGEAIALRAAADGANVALLAKTAEPHPKLPGTIHTAAEAIEKAGGHALPMVGDVRDDDGVAEAVAKTVERFGGIDVVVNNASAIDLTPTEQVSMKRYDLMQDINARGTFLLSKLAIPHLRRSTNPHILTLSPPISLDEKWFTAGHLAYSMAKYSMSLVTIGLAAELKKDGIAANSLWPRTTIDTAAIRNVVGAELASRSRTPEIMADAAHAILTKPSRAATGNFFLDDEVLRAEGVTDFAKYRIGDTAEEDLQLDFWVERA
- a CDS encoding TetR/AcrR family transcriptional regulator: MTGIREPQQERSRTTRRRLIEAALDSFGERGWHGVTVAGIAERAGVSRGAAQHHFPAREDLVVAAVDLLGEAQIDELRAQAADLPSGASRIERVVEMVLNLYTGPLFRAALQLWSVAATDEALRDVLVPLEARVGREAHRVTVELLGVDESKPGVRELVQATLDLARGLGLANLLTDDTRRRRQIVREWAKTLELRLA